The Qipengyuania oceanensis genome includes the window CGCCGCCAGACCGCCGCCGTAGGCCAACGTGACGAGCGCGGATCCGGACGCGAACCAGAGGATCGCCATGCTGGCCACAACCGCGATGGCGAGCCCCATCTGGAGGCGGGCCCCGGGCAGCAGCGTGTCCTGTGGGTCGGAGCTCATGCCTCGCTATTGCCCAGGCGTTCGTCGAGCCGCTGCTCCATCACTGCCAGGCGCCGTGCACGCTTGCGAGCCACGATGAAGCGCCAGGCGAAACCTGCGAGCAGGTAACCGAGCGCCGCCCCGACCACCGCCAGCACCACGAAGCCGAAGGCCGTCACGCCGGCCATCTCAAAGAAAACCGCGAGCGCGCCGCGATCATGCGCCAACTGCTCGCCGGCATGCGAGCCCATCACCTGCTCAATGTTGAGCATCATCTCGCCGACCCTGTTCGCGGCGACCACCCAGGCGGGAAAGGTGAACGGGTTGGTCACGAAGGTGACCGCGGCGGCAAGTGGCACATTCGCGCGCGCGGGCAATGCCATGAATGCTGCAAGGAATATCTGTCCGATCGGAATGATGAAGGCGCAGAACAGGCCCAGTGCGACGCCACGGGGCACCGATCGGCGGGTAAAGCGCCATAGCTCGGGCGAAAGGAAGCGATGGGCGATCGGCGCGAGATACTTGTTGCGTGCCAATTCCTCACGCTCCGGCATGCGCTTTCTCAGCCAGTCGGCAAGGGCGGTCTTGGAGCGTTTTTCCGGCATCGTGCTGGCGGTCCACTTGAAGGCTCGGGTCGCAATCCGCAAGGGCTGGTTTGGCATATGCGGCAAGTAGCCGCGCCGCGGCGACGAAGCAGGAATGTCAGCTGTGCTCGCGCAGGATATTCGACTTGTTTCGCTTCCAGTCGCGTTCCTTGATATACTCGCGCTTGTCCGCCGCTTGCCGGCCCTTCGCCAGCGCGAGGTCAACCTTCGCCTTGCCCCGCGAATTGAAATAGATCGCCAGCGGAACCAGCGTCATTCCCTTGCGCTCGACTGCGCCGGTCAGCCGATCGATCTCGCGGGCGTTGAGCAGCAGCTTGCGCGGCCGCTTGGGCACGTGGTTGTGGCGGTTTCCGTGGCTGAACTCGGGAATGTTCGAATTGACCAGCCAGACCTCGCCGTCGCGCAGTTCGGCATAGCTTTCGGCAATGCCGCCCTCGCCCGCGCGCAGAGATTTGACCTCGGTCCCGGTCAGCGCGATCCCGGCTTCGAAATTTTCCTCGATCGCATAGTCGAAGCGGGCGCGCCGGTTCTCGGCGACGACGTTCTGCTTGTCGAAGGTTGCGTGTTTGGGTCTGGCCATCAGGCTGCGCCATGTAGGCGCTGGGCGAGCGGTTGCAAACCCGCCGCGAGCTTACAGGATGCCGGCGTGCTCCAGCGCCTCGTCCACAGCCTTGCGCGACGCATTGCTCGCGTTGCACAGCGGCAGGCGCACATCGCACGAAAACCATTCGTGGACGCGGCTGAGTGCATATTTGACCGGCGCCGGGCTAGCGTCCGAAAACATGGCGTAATGCAGCGGGAACAGCCGGTCGTTCAATTCGCGCGCGCGGGCGAGCTCGTTTGCAGCGATCGCCGCGTGAAACTCAGAACACAATGCAGGAGCGACGTTGGCGGTCACCGATATGGCGCCCCGCCCACCTGCTGCGGCATGGGGCAGCCACAGCTCGTCATTGCCCGACAGCTGGCAGAAATCGTGATCCAGTCCCATCCGGTGGTCGGCCACGCGGGACAGGTCGCCGCTCGCATCCTTGATCGCGACGATCCGGTCGGGATACTTTCGCACCAGTTCGACGACGGTCTCGTCCTCGATGTCGGTGACCGTCCGGCCCGGCACGTTGTAGAGCACGATCGGAAGGTCCGAGTTTTCGGCGAGATAGCTGAAATGGGCGATGAGCCCCGCCTGGCTGGGCCGGTTGTAATAGGGCGCGACGCAAAGTCCCGCGGTAACGCCGACGCGTTCGCAGAATTTCATGTGCATCAACGCATTGTTCGTATCGTTCGACCCGCAACCCGCAATCACGGGAACGCGGCCCGCCGCCTGGTCGACACATACCTCGATGACGCGGTGATGTTCCTCGTTGGACAGAGTCGAGGCCTCACCCGTGGTCCCGCATGGTACGAGGCCGCTCGAACCGTTCTCGATCTGCCATTCGACGAGCTTGCGATAGGCGCTTTCGTCGAACTGGCCGTCACGAAAAGGAGTCGCCAGGGCGGGAATCGAGCCGGAGAACATTTGTCTGACACCTGCGTTGTGATAATAGGGCCTTGCGATTCAACAGAAAAACGCGAGGCCGCGGATCGTATTCACGCCCTGATAAGGAGCCAGTCGGCAGAATGTCCAGCATGGACCGTAAAGCATTGATCGCAATGGCCGCCCTGGCCACCACCGCCATGACCTCGTCGGCGCCGCTGATGGCGCAATCTGCCGACCCGACCGCAGGCGCCCGCGCCCAGCTCGTCGCGAGCCAGCCTCGCGGTGGTGCACAGCTGGTCGATCGATGGAAGATGCTGCGGGCCAACGACCAGTTGCCGTTCTCGACCTACGCCGGTTTCCTGCTCGCCAATCCAGGCTTCCCGCAGGAAGACAGCCTGCGCAGAACCGCCGAAGATTCGCTCGATCGCGATGCCGCCAGCCCCGAACAGCTGGTCGCCTACTTCGATCGCTTTCAGCCCCTGACGAATTCCGGTGCCACTCGCTACGCGCTGGCGCTCAATGCGCTCGGTCGCCCGCAAGCCGCCGAATGGGCCAAGAAAGCCTGGCGTGGCGGAAAGATGAGCAGCACGGCTGAGGCGTATATGACCGGTCTGTTCGGTTCACGCTTCGGTCCGCAGGACCAGGATGCGCGGATGGATGCGCTGCTGTGGCAAGGCGAACTCGAAGCAGCACGCCGCCAGATCGCCCTCGTCTCGCCAGCCTATCGCCCGATGGCGATGGCACGACTGGCGCTGCTCGAAGGCAATGGCACGCCGGCGCAACCTGCCGGCGCACTGAACGATCCAGGTTACGTCTACAATCTTGCCCGCAACTATCGCGTCACACGGCAATTGCCCCAGGCGATCCAGTTGCTGTCTACCCGCCCTGCCTTTTCCGGCCCGGCATTCGATGCCGAGGATTTCGTGGGCCAGGCGTTGACCATCGCGCGCGGCGCGGGCGCACGCCAGGCACAGCAGATCGCGGCCAAGGTCGACGATCTGTTCGCACCCGGTGCCGATATCTCGGGCATGTCCTACCGTCTGCGCGACGATTACACTTCGCTCATGTGGCTCGGCGGCACCAAGGCGCTGTGGCAGTTGGGCGATGGCAATGCCGCGGCACCGCTGTTCTATCGCTATGGCGCGGCCGCGCGGACGCCGCAGACTCGTTCCAAGGGTTTCTACTGGGCTGGCCTCGCCTCGCAAAGGGCCGGCAATGCCGCCGAAGCGCAGCGCTATTTCGACATGGCCGCTGCCTACCCAGAATATTTCTACGGATTGCTCGCGCTCGAGCGGCTCGGTCGGCCCATCCCGGCCTTCCCGGCCAATGCCGGCGTTCAGCCGACGCAGGCGCAGCGCGAGGCGTTCAACGCCCAGCCGCTCGTCCAGGCTGTCCGGACGCTGCCACGCGGGATGACCGACTGGCGGACCGAGCGCTATTTCTTCACTGCCCTGGCAGACAGCGCGGCAACGCCGACCGACATGCAGATGGTAGCGGATCTGGCGCGCGAGCTGCGCTTGCCGGAACTGGCCGTCGTGGTCGGCCGGACCGCGCCGGAAAAGGGCTTCACCGGATTCGAGAGGGTCGGTTTCCCTACTGTCACGCAGCCGGCCGGCAGCGACTTCACGATCGTCCACGCGATCGCCCGGCAAGAGAGCGAGTTCGACGAGGATCGCGTCAGCCATGCCGGTGCGCGTGGCCTGATGCAGTTGATGCCCGGTACGGCACGCGAGCAGGCGGGCAAGCTCGGCATCAGCTACATGTCGGCCAATCTCACTCAGGACGAGCATTACAACATCCGCCTGGGCGATGCCTATTTCAGCCGGATGATGGATTATTATGGCGGAAGCTATCCGCTTGCCGTGGCCGCTTACAACGCAGGTCCGGGCAACGTGAACAAGTGGCTGCGCAGCAATGGCGATCCGCGTAACGGGTCGATCGACTGGCTGCAATGGATCGAGGAAATTCCGATCTTCGAGACGAAGAACTACGTCCAGCGTGTGCTCGAGAACGCCGTGGTCTACGAACAGATGAATCCCGACCGTGTCCGCTACGGGGAACCGAAGTCGCTCACCCGCTTCATCGGAAAACGGACCCCGGGCTGATTCCCTTCGCGGTGATTGATCGCTAGGGGTGGACGCGATGTCCGCCCCCAAGCCTGCCCCCACCCACCCGATCACGCCTGCCGGCTATGCCGCGCTGAAGGCGCGCTACGACCATCTGCTCGGCTCCGAACGGCCGGAGATCGTCGAGATCGTCAGTTGGGCGGCCGGCA containing:
- a CDS encoding DUF2062 domain-containing protein; this translates as MPEKRSKTALADWLRKRMPEREELARNKYLAPIAHRFLSPELWRFTRRSVPRGVALGLFCAFIIPIGQIFLAAFMALPARANVPLAAAVTFVTNPFTFPAWVVAANRVGEMMLNIEQVMGSHAGEQLAHDRGALAVFFEMAGVTAFGFVVLAVVGAALGYLLAGFAWRFIVARKRARRLAVMEQRLDERLGNSEA
- the smpB gene encoding SsrA-binding protein SmpB, with amino-acid sequence MARPKHATFDKQNVVAENRRARFDYAIEENFEAGIALTGTEVKSLRAGEGGIAESYAELRDGEVWLVNSNIPEFSHGNRHNHVPKRPRKLLLNAREIDRLTGAVERKGMTLVPLAIYFNSRGKAKVDLALAKGRQAADKREYIKERDWKRNKSNILREHS
- the dapA gene encoding 4-hydroxy-tetrahydrodipicolinate synthase; its protein translation is MFSGSIPALATPFRDGQFDESAYRKLVEWQIENGSSGLVPCGTTGEASTLSNEEHHRVIEVCVDQAAGRVPVIAGCGSNDTNNALMHMKFCERVGVTAGLCVAPYYNRPSQAGLIAHFSYLAENSDLPIVLYNVPGRTVTDIEDETVVELVRKYPDRIVAIKDASGDLSRVADHRMGLDHDFCQLSGNDELWLPHAAAGGRGAISVTANVAPALCSEFHAAIAANELARARELNDRLFPLHYAMFSDASPAPVKYALSRVHEWFSCDVRLPLCNASNASRKAVDEALEHAGIL
- a CDS encoding lytic transglycosylase domain-containing protein; translated protein: MAALATTAMTSSAPLMAQSADPTAGARAQLVASQPRGGAQLVDRWKMLRANDQLPFSTYAGFLLANPGFPQEDSLRRTAEDSLDRDAASPEQLVAYFDRFQPLTNSGATRYALALNALGRPQAAEWAKKAWRGGKMSSTAEAYMTGLFGSRFGPQDQDARMDALLWQGELEAARRQIALVSPAYRPMAMARLALLEGNGTPAQPAGALNDPGYVYNLARNYRVTRQLPQAIQLLSTRPAFSGPAFDAEDFVGQALTIARGAGARQAQQIAAKVDDLFAPGADISGMSYRLRDDYTSLMWLGGTKALWQLGDGNAAAPLFYRYGAAARTPQTRSKGFYWAGLASQRAGNAAEAQRYFDMAAAYPEYFYGLLALERLGRPIPAFPANAGVQPTQAQREAFNAQPLVQAVRTLPRGMTDWRTERYFFTALADSAATPTDMQMVADLARELRLPELAVVVGRTAPEKGFTGFERVGFPTVTQPAGSDFTIVHAIARQESEFDEDRVSHAGARGLMQLMPGTAREQAGKLGISYMSANLTQDEHYNIRLGDAYFSRMMDYYGGSYPLAVAAYNAGPGNVNKWLRSNGDPRNGSIDWLQWIEEIPIFETKNYVQRVLENAVVYEQMNPDRVRYGEPKSLTRFIGKRTPG